A section of the Struthio camelus isolate bStrCam1 chromosome 18, bStrCam1.hap1, whole genome shotgun sequence genome encodes:
- the HRH3 gene encoding histamine H3 receptor gives MESGGAMNGSAAAAGRFAAAGTAALGALMALLIAVTVAGNALVMLAFVVDSSLRTQNNFFLLNLAISDFLVGAFCIPLYVPYVLTGRWIFGRSLCKLWLVVDYLLCTSSVFNIVLISYDRFLSVTRAVAYRAQQGNTKQAVLKMVMVWVLAFLLYGPAIISWEYISGQSIIPTGECYAEFFYNWYFLMTASTLEFFTPFISVLFFNLSIYLNIQKRTKIRLDVFHKVCNQSFTEEMETSPEAKLSLKCCKWEQKEPAETLGFSKSKAQQAASTARLSAKDVLTTSSESSEKPKYYHKKSCKNTASTLSLEKRMKIVSQSMTQHFRLSRDKKVAKSLAIIVGIFGICWAPYTLLMIIRAGCHGRCISDYWYETSFWLLWINSAVNPVLYPLCHYSFRRAFIKLLCPKKLKIQPHNPLQNCWK, from the exons atGGAGAGCGGCGGGGCGATGaacggctccgccgccgccgccgggcgcttcgccgccgccggcaccgcggcGCTGGGCGCGCTCATGGCCCTGCTGATCGCCGTCACCGTGGCCGGCAATGCCCTGGTCATGCTGGCCTTCGTGGTGGACTCCAGCCTGCGCACCCAGAACAACTTCTTCTTGCTCAACCTGGCCATCTCGGATTTCCTAGTAG GTGCCTTCTGCATTCCCCTTTATGTGCCCTATGTGCTGACAGGCAGATGGATCTTCGGCAGAAGCCTCTGCAAACTCTGGCTGGTAGTTGATTACCTGCTCTGCACCTCTTCGGTCTTCAACATCGTACTGATTAGCTATGACAGATTTCTCTCTGTGACAAGAGCG GTCGCCTACAGAGCCCAGCAAGGCAATACCAAGCAAGCAGTGCTGAAGATGGTGATGGTTTGGGTATTAGCATTCCTGCTCTATGGACCTGCCATTATCAGCTGGGAGTACATATCAGGCCAGAGTATCATACCCACTGGGGAATGCTACGCTGAATTTTTTTACAACTGGTATTTTCTCATGACAGCCTCTACACTGGAGTTTTTCACCCCTTTCATCAGTGTCTTGTTTTTCAACCTGAGCATTTACCTGAACATACAGAAGCGTACCAAAATACGCCTGGATGTTTTCCACAAAGTATGCAACCAGTCCTTCACTGAAGAGATGGAAACGAGCCCAGAAGCAAAGCTTTCTTTGAAATGCTGTAAGTGGGAGCAGAAGGAGCCAGCTGAAACCCTCGGCTTCTCTAAGAGCAAAGCACAACAAGCAGCCTCCACTGCCAGGCTGAGCGCAAAAGATGTGCTGACAACAAGCTCAGAAAGCTCTGAAAAACCAAAGTATTACCACAAGAAGAGCTGTAAAAATACAGCATCTACTCTGTCCTTAGAGAAACGAATGAAGATAGTCTCCCAGAGCATGACTCAACACTTCAGGCTCTCTAGAGACAAGAAAGTGGCCAAGTCACTGGCAATCATTGTGGGCATTTTTGGGATTTGCTGGGCACCGTACACTCTCCTCATGATCATCCGTGCCGGCTGCCATGGCCGCTGCATCTCTGATTACTGGTATGAGACTTCCTTTTGGCTGTTGTGGATCAACTCTGCTGTCAACCCTGTCCTATACCCTCTTTGTCACTACAGCTTCAGAAGAGCTTTTATTAAACTCCTCTGTCCGAAGAAGCTAAAGATTCAACCTCACAATCCCCTTCAGAACTGTTGGAAGTGA